One genomic segment of Fervidobacterium pennivorans includes these proteins:
- the galT gene encoding galactose-1-phosphate uridylyltransferase: protein MMERRWNLLTGEWIMVSAYTQARPTNPTNFCPLCPGGDEFETEYDLVSFDNRYPSMKLDAPEVQSTGIYRKARSNGKCEVVVYTIEHESAMSMMPIHQIEKLIQMWVDRYLDLSQNRFIKYVFIFENRGKEVGATLPHPHGQLYAFPFIPKRIEAKLQALSQYYDENGTCAVCDIVDNEIKLKERIIYENESIIALVPFYARWPYEVHIYPKRHVSTLVELTNTERYHLAKALKVVTMKYDLLFKQAFPYMMMLFQAPVNDVSYLHAFHFHIEFNPVKRDKDKIKWMASVETGTWAFINPKIPEEAAKELRNVEVEL from the coding sequence ATGATGGAACGAAGATGGAATCTTCTCACTGGAGAATGGATTATGGTTTCAGCATACACGCAAGCAAGACCTACAAATCCAACGAATTTCTGCCCGCTTTGTCCTGGTGGTGATGAGTTTGAAACAGAGTACGATTTGGTTTCGTTTGATAACAGATATCCTTCAATGAAGTTGGATGCTCCTGAAGTCCAAAGCACTGGTATATATAGAAAGGCACGTTCGAACGGAAAATGCGAGGTTGTTGTTTATACAATTGAACATGAAAGTGCTATGAGCATGATGCCTATTCACCAAATTGAAAAGCTAATCCAGATGTGGGTTGATAGATACCTTGACTTATCACAAAACCGGTTTATTAAATACGTCTTCATATTTGAAAACAGGGGAAAGGAAGTAGGAGCGACACTTCCACATCCACATGGGCAATTATATGCCTTTCCATTCATTCCAAAGCGTATAGAAGCAAAACTGCAAGCTTTATCACAATACTACGATGAAAACGGCACTTGTGCAGTTTGTGATATTGTTGATAATGAGATAAAATTAAAGGAAAGAATAATCTACGAGAATGAATCGATTATCGCACTTGTTCCGTTTTATGCACGTTGGCCCTACGAAGTCCATATATATCCTAAAAGGCACGTAAGTACTCTTGTAGAACTTACAAACACCGAAAGATATCACTTGGCAAAGGCTCTAAAAGTTGTTACAATGAAATATGACTTACTTTTCAAACAAGCGTTTCCATACATGATGATGCTTTTCCAAGCTCCAGTTAATGATGTGAGCTATCTGCATGCTTTTCATTTCCATATTGAGTTTAACCCTGTAAAGCGAGACAAAGACAAAATTAAGTGGATGGCAAGTGTTGAAACCGGAACATGGGCGTTTATAAATCCAAAAATCCCAGAAGAAGCGGCAAAAGAACTAAGAAATGTGGAGGTTGAGTTGTGA
- a CDS encoding galactokinase, with amino-acid sequence MVVYSPGRANLIGEHTDYNDGFVLPFAIKRYVKIEIEPSKKFKIFSHQLKKGIEFDTPTKTNSWADYVIGMVQKLREHGYEVKPFTMNIDSDLPMGAGLSSSAALEVGVGYAISQMMEFEIDREELAKIAHECEVDFVGVRCGIMDQYAVALSKENHALFIDTMTREYKYVPLRLDDTKLYLINSGVKHELGSSEYNKRRHECELALQALRKSSFREVTLEDIEKIQDPVLKKRALHVVTENERVLKTLSALEDDNLVLVGKYLYESHYSLKDNYEVSCEEIDFLIEKLREYSNVLGARIVGAGFGGSIIALVKGNFESIFEKISEAYRIKFGILPTLLNVDTSNGVFRAL; translated from the coding sequence ATTGTGGTTTATTCACCGGGGCGTGCAAATCTTATAGGAGAACACACCGATTATAACGACGGCTTTGTCTTACCATTTGCTATAAAAAGGTATGTAAAGATTGAAATAGAACCATCGAAAAAGTTTAAAATTTTCTCACATCAGTTGAAGAAAGGAATAGAGTTTGATACCCCTACAAAAACAAATTCATGGGCTGATTACGTAATAGGGATGGTTCAGAAGCTAAGAGAACATGGATACGAAGTTAAGCCATTCACTATGAACATTGATTCTGACCTTCCCATGGGGGCAGGATTATCAAGCTCTGCCGCTTTGGAAGTCGGGGTAGGGTATGCTATTTCTCAGATGATGGAATTTGAGATTGACCGTGAAGAACTTGCAAAGATTGCTCATGAGTGTGAGGTTGATTTCGTTGGTGTTCGATGTGGGATAATGGACCAATACGCTGTTGCACTTTCAAAAGAAAACCACGCCCTTTTTATAGACACCATGACAAGAGAGTATAAATACGTACCTCTTAGGCTCGATGATACCAAACTTTACCTCATTAACTCTGGAGTTAAGCATGAGCTTGGTTCGTCTGAATACAATAAAAGAAGGCATGAATGTGAACTTGCGTTGCAAGCGCTTAGAAAATCATCTTTTAGGGAAGTTACTCTCGAAGATATTGAAAAGATTCAAGACCCTGTTTTGAAAAAGCGAGCACTGCATGTTGTTACAGAGAATGAGAGGGTTTTAAAGACACTATCGGCACTTGAGGATGACAACTTGGTTTTGGTTGGAAAGTATCTGTATGAATCTCACTACAGTCTCAAAGATAATTACGAAGTTTCTTGCGAAGAGATTGATTTCCTTATCGAGAAGTTGCGTGAGTACTCAAATGTTCTAGGTGCAAGAATAGTCGGAGCAGGCTTTGGAGGAAGTATCATAGCGTTAGTGAAGGGAAATTTTGAAAGCATTTTTGAGAAAATTTCGGAAGCTTATAGAATTAAATTTGGTATTTTGCCAACACTTCTTAACGTAGATACAAGCAATGGTGTGTTCAGGGCACTTTGA
- a CDS encoding class II aldolase/adducin family protein: MAKKIKKNAENFSFSYDIAESIVNYARKVSEEGLTRGTWGNISVRDGGYIYITPSGFPYDKLTPKHITVVNGEGKKVYGELTPSSELPLHIEIYETRADIHAIIHTHPVYSTIVSVTLKEIPPIVEDAVMILGEWLFVSEYALPGTEELARNAVKALGNNHCVFLRNHGLVTVGENLQEAFTATLVAEKTAQIYIEALRVGTVSILPDEHAKLLREKYLKSYRQK; this comes from the coding sequence ATGGCGAAGAAGATAAAGAAAAATGCGGAAAATTTTTCCTTCAGTTACGATATAGCCGAATCGATAGTCAATTATGCCCGTAAGGTCTCAGAAGAAGGTCTTACAAGAGGCACTTGGGGAAATATCAGTGTACGAGATGGTGGATATATTTACATCACACCATCTGGTTTCCCATATGACAAGTTAACACCAAAACATATAACGGTTGTAAACGGCGAGGGCAAGAAAGTCTACGGTGAATTAACACCCTCTTCGGAATTACCTTTGCATATTGAAATTTATGAAACACGAGCAGATATTCACGCGATAATACACACTCATCCTGTTTATTCAACTATAGTCTCAGTGACTTTAAAAGAAATTCCCCCAATTGTCGAAGATGCTGTTATGATTCTTGGTGAGTGGCTTTTTGTTTCAGAATACGCGCTTCCGGGAACAGAAGAGCTTGCACGAAACGCTGTAAAAGCTCTTGGAAATAACCATTGTGTATTTTTAAGAAACCACGGTCTTGTGACCGTGGGGGAAAATCTTCAAGAAGCCTTTACTGCAACGCTCGTTGCAGAAAAAACTGCACAAATTTACATAGAAGCACTCAGAGTTGGAACAGTTTCTATTCTCCCAGATGAGCATGCAAAGCTATTGAGAGAAAAATATCTCAAATCGTACAGGCAAAAATAA
- the pyrE gene encoding orotate phosphoribosyltransferase, translating to MEMINEKVLEILRKTGALLDGHFILSSGLHSPNYVQCAKVFEYPKYGEQIGELIARKILDAGVDVDVVVGPALGGIIVAYEVGKKLNARAIFAEREDNVMKLRRGFEIHKGEKVLIVEDVVTTGKSTFEVVEVVESYGGQIVGFASVINRSGKENPFEEINQKFKGKPYFYLVKFDFPTYNPEDCPLCKSGIPAVKPGSRKMNAK from the coding sequence ATGGAGATGATAAATGAAAAGGTTTTAGAAATCCTCAGAAAGACAGGTGCTTTGCTTGATGGTCACTTCATACTCTCTTCTGGTTTACATTCCCCCAATTACGTCCAATGTGCTAAGGTTTTCGAATATCCGAAATATGGAGAACAAATCGGGGAATTAATAGCAAGGAAAATCTTAGATGCTGGAGTGGATGTTGATGTTGTTGTCGGTCCAGCACTTGGTGGTATTATCGTAGCATATGAAGTAGGAAAGAAGTTGAACGCACGCGCGATTTTTGCCGAGCGTGAAGACAATGTCATGAAATTGAGAAGGGGATTTGAAATACACAAAGGTGAAAAGGTGCTTATTGTCGAAGATGTTGTTACGACAGGAAAATCAACATTCGAAGTTGTAGAAGTTGTTGAAAGCTACGGCGGGCAAATCGTAGGATTTGCAAGTGTTATAAACAGGTCAGGAAAAGAGAATCCATTTGAAGAAATCAATCAAAAATTTAAAGGGAAGCCGTACTTCTATCTTGTGAAGTTCGATTTCCCTACTTACAACCCTGAAGATTGTCCACTTTGTAAATCCGGTATACCTGCTGTGAAACCCGGAAGCAGAAAGATGAACGCAAAGTAA
- the pyrF gene encoding orotidine-5'-phosphate decarboxylase: MEKVERKNWVVTEPVLSLDMEDPIDFIEKYGSFDYVKVGHNLAVQGKRLLDYFYEKGYKVILDLKFSDIPSTVARSIKAWEHPAIIGFTVHANAGLESVKAALESTDKMIFSVIKLTSLPGKLEDFEHIILGLARLGSSFVLPGMWAIKMRRKIGGAILVPGIRMEQSKDDQKDVVSLWDIFGIADFAVLGREVYKAKDPGEKIQSIKEKVRLWR; the protein is encoded by the coding sequence ATGGAAAAAGTCGAGAGGAAAAACTGGGTTGTAACAGAACCGGTACTTAGCTTAGACATGGAAGACCCTATCGATTTCATCGAAAAATACGGAAGTTTTGATTATGTTAAGGTTGGGCACAACCTTGCAGTGCAAGGAAAAAGGCTGCTCGATTATTTCTACGAAAAAGGATATAAAGTTATTCTTGATTTGAAATTTTCTGATATACCGTCAACAGTAGCAAGGTCGATAAAAGCTTGGGAACATCCTGCAATCATTGGTTTCACAGTCCACGCTAACGCTGGGTTAGAGAGCGTTAAAGCTGCTCTTGAATCAACTGACAAGATGATTTTCTCCGTGATAAAGTTAACATCGCTACCAGGAAAGCTCGAGGACTTCGAACATATCATTTTAGGACTTGCGAGGTTGGGCTCTTCGTTTGTGCTACCTGGTATGTGGGCGATAAAGATGCGACGCAAGATAGGTGGAGCTATACTGGTTCCCGGTATACGTATGGAGCAATCAAAAGACGACCAAAAAGATGTGGTATCGTTATGGGACATTTTTGGAATAGCGGACTTCGCTGTACTTGGGAGAGAAGTGTACAAGGCAAAAGACCCTGGAGAAAAGATACAATCTATAAAGGAGAAGGTGAGATTATGGAGATGA
- a CDS encoding dihydroorotate dehydrogenase gives MASSKTLKLRTPIVIASGPGGFGEYLNVDSIDWSYVGAYTLKTITLHSKVGNKPPRIYASNVFMINRIGLENPGFDGLKKMIDSGELDVLLSKVPPILSLGGDSFEEYIEITKLMKPYLDKFLAIEYNFSCPNVHHGGLSIMSDREEWKKLLKEIRKETDAFIIAKLGIESGFVEEMAKIVALEGWNGVTVINTIRGLIVNPEGQVLLGGLSGPALYPIALRVVYEVRKVLPDIFIIASGGIYTAQQAKEMLQFGANAVSIGSALFQNEEIINKIGKELMEFLKNEKNNNF, from the coding sequence ATGGCAAGTTCAAAGACACTCAAACTGAGAACACCCATAGTTATAGCCTCCGGACCTGGGGGTTTTGGTGAGTATCTCAATGTAGATTCAATAGATTGGTCGTACGTTGGTGCATACACTCTGAAGACGATAACTCTACATTCAAAGGTTGGTAACAAACCACCGAGGATATACGCATCCAACGTTTTCATGATAAACCGCATCGGACTCGAGAATCCTGGTTTTGATGGTCTCAAAAAGATGATAGATAGTGGGGAATTAGATGTTTTACTTTCAAAGGTTCCACCTATTTTGAGCCTTGGAGGGGATTCGTTCGAAGAGTACATTGAGATAACCAAACTTATGAAACCTTACTTAGATAAGTTTTTGGCTATCGAATACAATTTTAGCTGTCCAAACGTTCATCACGGCGGACTTTCAATCATGTCGGATAGAGAAGAATGGAAGAAACTTCTGAAGGAGATAAGAAAAGAAACGGATGCGTTTATCATTGCAAAACTTGGAATAGAGAGTGGGTTTGTTGAAGAAATGGCAAAGATTGTTGCACTGGAAGGTTGGAATGGTGTCACCGTTATCAATACTATCCGTGGACTTATCGTGAACCCCGAAGGACAAGTTTTACTTGGAGGGCTTTCAGGTCCTGCACTTTATCCTATCGCACTTAGAGTTGTTTACGAGGTGAGGAAGGTTTTACCGGATATTTTCATAATCGCATCCGGTGGTATATACACTGCTCAACAAGCAAAAGAGATGCTCCAATTTGGAGCGAACGCAGTGAGCATAGGAAGTGCGCTGTTCCAAAATGAGGAAATAATCAACAAAATAGGAAAAGAACTTATGGAGTTTTTAAAGAATGAAAAAAATAATAACTTCTAA
- a CDS encoding iron-sulfur cluster-binding protein, which translates to MANFSVEVKKQTKYKAFLLTKRSVEEITQNTYLITFEEDFDFLPGQFCMVSVDGAGLTRKPYTLGRLNKMELAISVKIAGKGSEYIVKTNEKLNVLAPLGNPFVPESGNGAVIVAPSCLAEGIHLSEHFDIPLIVASRTELNDKIVKKLKMKVVVGNEGFLNLLSELNHSFYDWIFVSGSKVMEELAVKNMPNKVVYVSLNEYMACGIGACKGCAVETIHGIKHVCTDGPVFRGDNVWQVQRHSN; encoded by the coding sequence ATGGCGAATTTCTCCGTTGAAGTGAAAAAGCAAACAAAGTACAAAGCCTTTCTACTGACTAAAAGGAGTGTTGAAGAGATAACCCAAAATACTTACTTAATCACCTTTGAAGAAGATTTCGATTTTCTACCAGGACAGTTTTGCATGGTAAGTGTAGATGGTGCAGGACTAACAAGGAAACCTTATACGCTTGGAAGGTTAAACAAAATGGAGCTTGCTATCTCAGTAAAAATCGCAGGTAAGGGAAGCGAATACATAGTTAAGACCAACGAAAAACTCAATGTCCTTGCACCGCTTGGTAATCCGTTTGTCCCTGAAAGCGGAAACGGTGCAGTTATTGTGGCGCCGTCTTGTCTTGCCGAGGGAATCCATCTTTCCGAACATTTCGATATACCATTAATTGTGGCCTCAAGAACTGAACTGAACGACAAAATTGTGAAGAAATTAAAGATGAAAGTAGTTGTAGGAAATGAAGGGTTTTTAAATTTGCTCAGTGAATTAAATCACTCATTCTACGACTGGATATTCGTGAGCGGTTCCAAAGTCATGGAAGAGCTTGCTGTAAAAAACATGCCAAATAAGGTTGTTTACGTTTCTCTGAACGAGTACATGGCTTGTGGAATAGGTGCTTGCAAAGGATGCGCTGTGGAAACAATCCATGGTATAAAACACGTCTGCACAGACGGACCTGTTTTTAGAGGTGATAATGTATGGCAAGTTCAAAGACACTCAAACTGA
- a CDS encoding dihydroorotase has protein sequence MRVFDISTGRIKSEQIPIDFPEKIDQDVDSLILTPPFVDLHTHVRLNDQEDYDTLSHAALAGGFGVCVIQPNTRPPIENLDVLKNHFELSKDKDVHFLHTISLFGEINDLNKLGNYTNNIAGYSTDGIRYTNPDLVKAFSEKKSALVFDHSQLHEVPGDFYIGSKVPNAVRTYSNEAIAIFRTVLTGLEFGFNRFHIQHVSTSQSLETIEYLRKKVKITCEVTPHHVFFLPEEINNPNQKINPPISKDRHILVDAVRKGIITCFATDHAPHPEKPADFEKAPYGSSHIEVAFSVYLKVFEDIELVLKNLTINPLSVLGKSYEELGFRFPNDAVLIDERAEYIVESNKFFSKGKNCAFNGYKLKGKVLGIRKNGRWVFWNGEFLR, from the coding sequence ATGAGAGTATTTGATATATCAACTGGGAGAATTAAAAGTGAACAAATTCCGATTGACTTCCCAGAGAAAATAGACCAAGACGTTGATTCGTTAATACTTACACCACCATTTGTAGACTTACACACACATGTTAGGTTAAATGACCAAGAGGATTACGACACACTCTCTCATGCAGCTTTAGCTGGTGGTTTTGGAGTATGCGTAATTCAACCTAACACAAGACCACCCATAGAAAATTTAGACGTTCTAAAGAATCACTTTGAACTTTCAAAAGACAAAGATGTTCACTTTCTTCATACTATCAGCTTATTTGGAGAGATAAACGATTTAAATAAGCTTGGGAACTATACAAACAACATCGCTGGTTACTCAACAGACGGAATTCGGTACACAAATCCAGATTTAGTAAAAGCTTTCTCGGAGAAAAAGAGTGCTTTGGTATTTGACCATTCACAATTGCACGAAGTTCCAGGAGATTTCTACATAGGTTCGAAAGTACCTAACGCAGTGCGTACATACTCAAACGAGGCAATTGCGATATTCAGAACAGTGTTAACAGGGCTTGAGTTCGGCTTTAATAGATTTCACATTCAGCATGTCTCGACCTCACAATCTTTGGAGACTATAGAGTATCTAAGAAAAAAGGTGAAGATTACCTGTGAAGTAACCCCTCATCACGTGTTCTTCCTCCCAGAGGAGATAAACAATCCAAACCAAAAGATTAACCCCCCGATTTCAAAAGATAGACACATCCTCGTAGATGCCGTGAGAAAGGGTATAATAACATGCTTTGCAACAGACCATGCACCGCATCCTGAAAAGCCAGCAGATTTTGAAAAAGCTCCATATGGAAGTTCACATATAGAAGTAGCGTTTTCTGTGTATCTGAAAGTGTTCGAGGATATCGAACTCGTTTTGAAAAATCTTACAATAAATCCGCTTAGTGTGTTAGGAAAAAGTTATGAAGAACTTGGTTTTAGATTCCCCAACGACGCTGTGTTGATTGATGAAAGGGCCGAGTATATTGTTGAAAGCAACAAATTCTTTAGTAAAGGCAAAAACTGTGCATTTAATGGTTATAAATTGAAAGGAAAGGTCCTTGGAATAAGAAAAAATGGAAGGTGGGTGTTCTGGAATGGCGAATTTCTCCGTTGA
- a CDS encoding GntR family transcriptional regulator produces MRNKSPLDKSTTVIVQYYSGIRYEHISIEVLRVWFAVDYHSPVPIYAQIKEKVKALILSGKLKPGDLLPSIRTLAKDLGVNVNTVARAYRELELEGVIRAERGEGYTVVGLENTVHEKVKRQILTELESVLRRCKELKIEKSTVFSLVERIYQQSNQSSYQHKEGEDDGK; encoded by the coding sequence GTGCGAAACAAAAGCCCTCTTGACAAATCAACCACTGTAATAGTACAATATTACAGTGGTATACGATATGAGCACATATCAATAGAGGTGTTACGTGTGTGGTTTGCTGTGGACTATCATTCTCCGGTACCGATTTATGCACAAATAAAAGAAAAAGTGAAGGCACTTATTCTTAGCGGTAAGCTAAAACCAGGTGATTTGTTGCCTTCTATCAGAACGTTGGCTAAAGACTTAGGAGTAAATGTGAACACGGTGGCACGTGCTTACAGAGAACTTGAACTCGAAGGGGTTATACGTGCAGAACGTGGTGAAGGGTATACCGTTGTTGGACTTGAAAATACTGTCCACGAGAAAGTAAAACGTCAGATACTCACGGAGCTCGAAAGTGTATTGCGACGTTGCAAAGAACTCAAGATAGAAAAGTCTACTGTTTTTAGCCTTGTTGAGAGAATATATCAACAATCGAATCAATCAAGTTATCAACACAAGGAAGGTGAAGATGATGGTAAATGA
- a CDS encoding ABC transporter ATP-binding protein, whose amino-acid sequence MVNESMLVLSIKNLKKYYGNIHAVDGISFEVLKGEIFALLGPNGAGKTTTIKCILGLRRKDAGEIVLKGSISFVPDGKELYGSYTVEKMVKVAKELTERFDEKKCFEYVERFQIPLNEKVSSLSSGQTTQLYLSIAFSQDAELYIFDEPTWGLDPIVRSQVLEMIRDLPLGDRSVLYTSHILSEVEKVADKVAIMNKGKILDMGYLDEIKEKYCAVTVPMGSEIDGYKYKSTKNEDVYVVTRDYAISNNLEYTPVPFEVIFEALVMGNNDSINMQ is encoded by the coding sequence ATGGTAAATGAAAGCATGTTGGTTTTGAGCATTAAAAACTTGAAAAAGTACTACGGCAACATCCATGCTGTTGATGGTATCTCATTTGAAGTCTTAAAAGGTGAAATCTTCGCACTTCTTGGTCCAAACGGGGCGGGTAAGACCACTACAATCAAGTGTATCCTTGGTTTGAGAAGAAAGGATGCCGGAGAGATTGTCTTAAAAGGAAGTATTTCATTTGTGCCTGATGGAAAGGAATTGTATGGTTCGTACACTGTGGAAAAAATGGTAAAAGTTGCTAAAGAACTAACCGAGAGGTTTGATGAAAAGAAGTGCTTTGAGTATGTTGAGAGATTCCAAATACCATTAAATGAAAAAGTTTCCAGTTTGTCCAGCGGTCAAACAACACAGCTTTACTTATCAATTGCGTTTTCTCAAGATGCCGAGCTTTACATCTTTGACGAACCAACATGGGGACTCGATCCGATAGTAAGAAGCCAGGTGCTTGAGATGATAAGAGATTTACCATTAGGTGATAGGAGCGTACTCTATACAAGCCATATCTTAAGCGAAGTTGAGAAAGTAGCCGATAAAGTTGCAATTATGAACAAAGGAAAGATACTTGATATGGGTTATCTTGATGAGATTAAGGAAAAATACTGTGCTGTTACCGTACCAATGGGTTCAGAAATTGATGGTTACAAGTACAAGAGTACGAAAAATGAAGATGTCTATGTTGTAACAAGAGATTATGCTATTTCGAATAATTTGGAATACACTCCTGTTCCTTTTGAAGTGATATTTGAAGCACTTGTAATGGGGAACAACGATTCAATAAACATGCAATAA
- a CDS encoding ABC transporter permease subunit, whose protein sequence is MRKEFYDMKVRFIGVLIVTITLFFIVAPFQKFTISMLEGYSGNPQVEKFLPGAMLNKLKEWNFYINSQWYGKNFGQMVGIIGIIMAFPLFAREFENETIVFLLVRKPRKWIYFNKLFTGAVATLIVMLVGSILPAIYSAVAGKEYNYSVVPKFMIHSIFGALLWYCVGVFFSVLFNDQVKPLLASLGLLALTTTAGLIKAIKFLNTFPYQLGVSIFEKGSVDFWYTLGIIVVCVVITWIGYLVFERKEV, encoded by the coding sequence ATGAGGAAAGAGTTTTATGATATGAAAGTCAGGTTTATTGGTGTTCTAATAGTTACAATAACACTGTTTTTCATTGTGGCACCATTCCAAAAGTTTACAATCTCCATGCTCGAAGGTTACTCGGGGAATCCCCAGGTCGAAAAGTTTCTACCGGGCGCGATGCTAAATAAGTTAAAAGAGTGGAATTTCTACATAAATTCTCAGTGGTATGGTAAAAACTTCGGACAAATGGTGGGTATTATAGGTATAATAATGGCATTTCCCCTTTTTGCAAGAGAATTTGAGAATGAGACAATAGTGTTTTTACTTGTTAGAAAACCAAGGAAATGGATATACTTTAATAAACTCTTCACTGGAGCTGTCGCAACATTGATTGTTATGTTAGTAGGTTCGATACTTCCGGCTATATATTCAGCGGTTGCTGGAAAGGAGTATAACTACTCAGTCGTACCTAAGTTTATGATACACTCAATTTTCGGAGCACTTTTATGGTATTGTGTTGGGGTGTTTTTCTCAGTGCTTTTCAACGACCAAGTCAAGCCTCTTCTTGCCAGCTTGGGTTTACTTGCTTTAACCACAACAGCGGGTTTGATAAAGGCGATAAAATTTTTGAATACTTTTCCATATCAGCTTGGAGTAAGTATTTTTGAGAAGGGCAGTGTTGATTTTTGGTATACGCTGGGAATAATAGTCGTGTGCGTAGTGATTACCTGGATTGGTTACTTAGTTTTTGAAAGGAAGGAAGTTTAA
- a CDS encoding YbjQ family protein — protein MIVVTTDFVPGYEIVETLGIVTGSIVNSKHLGKDIAAAFKTLAGGEIKSYTELLVESRNIALKRMISEAERLGADAVVGVRFGSSSVMQGAAELLAYGTAVRLKKKE, from the coding sequence ATGATAGTTGTAACGACAGATTTTGTGCCAGGATATGAAATAGTCGAGACACTCGGAATTGTGACAGGAAGTATCGTTAACTCAAAGCACTTAGGAAAGGATATCGCAGCTGCATTCAAAACACTCGCTGGCGGAGAGATAAAAAGCTATACAGAACTACTTGTAGAGAGTAGAAACATAGCACTAAAGAGGATGATTAGCGAGGCTGAAAGGCTTGGGGCTGACGCAGTTGTAGGTGTGCGATTTGGTTCATCATCGGTGATGCAAGGTGCTGCAGAGTTATTAGCTTACGGAACAGCTGTGAGACTAAAGAAAAAAGAGTAG